Proteins from one Enterobacter bugandensis genomic window:
- the uxaC gene encoding glucuronate isomerase yields the protein MTPFMTDDFLLDTEFARRLYHDYAKDQPIFDYHCHLPPQQVAENYRFKNLYDIWLKGDHYKWRAMRTNGVAERLCTGDATDREKFDAWAATVPHTIGNPLYHWTHLELRRPFGITGKLLSPATADEIWDQCNELLAQDNFSARGIMKQMNVKMVGTTDDPIDSLEHHAVVAKDASFDIKVLPSWRPDKAFNIEQATFNDYMAKLAEVSDTDIRRFADLQTALTKRLDHFAAHGCKVSDHALDVVLFAESNEAELDSILARRLSGESLSEHEVAQFKTAVLVFLGAEYARRGWVQQYHIGALRNNNQRQFKLLGADVGFDSINDRPLAEELSKLLSKQNEQNLLPKTILYCLNPRDNEVLGTMVGNFQGEGMPGKMQFGSGWWFNDQKDGMERQMTQLAQLGLLSRFVGMLTDSRSFLSYTRHEYFRRILCQMIGRWVHAGEAPADIQLLGEMVKNICFNNARDYFAIELN from the coding sequence ATGACGCCGTTTATGACCGACGATTTTCTGTTAGATACCGAATTTGCCCGCCGCCTGTACCACGACTACGCTAAAGACCAGCCGATTTTCGACTACCACTGCCACTTACCGCCGCAGCAGGTTGCCGAAAATTACCGTTTCAAAAACCTGTATGATATCTGGCTGAAGGGTGACCACTATAAATGGCGCGCAATGCGCACCAACGGCGTGGCTGAGCGACTGTGTACCGGCGACGCGACCGATCGCGAGAAGTTCGACGCCTGGGCGGCGACCGTTCCGCACACTATCGGCAACCCGCTTTACCACTGGACGCACCTCGAACTACGCCGTCCGTTTGGTATCACCGGCAAGCTGCTTTCTCCCGCTACGGCGGATGAAATCTGGGACCAGTGCAACGAACTGCTGGCGCAGGATAACTTCTCCGCGCGCGGCATCATGAAGCAGATGAACGTGAAGATGGTGGGCACCACCGACGATCCGATTGACTCCCTGGAGCATCATGCCGTTGTCGCCAAAGACGCCTCTTTTGACATTAAAGTGCTGCCAAGCTGGCGCCCGGACAAAGCCTTCAACATTGAGCAGGCCACGTTCAACGACTACATGGCGAAGCTGGCGGAAGTGTCCGATACCGACATCCGTCGTTTCGCTGACCTGCAAACCGCGCTGACCAAACGCCTGGACCACTTCGCGGCGCACGGCTGTAAAGTCTCTGACCACGCGCTGGACGTGGTGCTGTTCGCGGAATCCAACGAAGCCGAACTGGACAGCATCCTGGCGCGTCGCCTTTCCGGTGAATCGCTTAGCGAGCACGAAGTGGCGCAGTTCAAAACGGCGGTACTGGTATTCCTCGGTGCGGAATACGCCCGTCGCGGCTGGGTACAGCAGTACCACATCGGCGCGCTGCGCAATAACAACCAGCGCCAGTTCAAACTGCTGGGCGCGGACGTGGGCTTTGACTCCATCAACGACCGCCCGCTGGCGGAAGAGCTGTCAAAACTGCTGAGCAAACAGAACGAGCAAAACCTGCTGCCGAAAACCATTCTCTACTGCCTGAACCCGCGCGATAACGAAGTGCTGGGCACCATGGTGGGCAACTTCCAGGGCGAAGGTATGCCGGGCAAGATGCAGTTTGGATCCGGCTGGTGGTTCAACGATCAGAAAGACGGCATGGAGCGTCAGATGACGCAGCTGGCGCAGCTCGGTCTGTTAAGCCGCTTTGTCGGCATGCTGACCGACAGCCGCAGCTTCCTCTCCTACACTCGCCACGAATATTTCCGCCGCATCCTGTGCCAGATGATTGGCCGCTGGGTGCACGCGGGTGAAGCGCCAGCGGATATCCAGCTGCTGGGCGAAATGGTGAAAAACATCTGCTTTAACAATGCGCGTGACTACTTCGCCATTGAACTGAACTAA
- the sstT gene encoding serine/threonine transporter SstT: MSTQSKGLLARLTQGSLVKQILVGLVLGILLALVSKPAAEATGLLGTLFVGALKAVAPVLVLMLVMASIANHQHGQKTNIRPILFLYLLGTFSAALTAVVFSFLFPSTLHLTSAAGDVTPPSGIVEVLRGLLMSMVTNPIDALLNANYIGILVWAIGLGFALRHGNETTKNLVNDMSNAVTFIVKVVIRFAPIGIFGLVSSTLATTGFDALWGYAQLLMVLVGCMLLVALVINPLLVFWQIRRNPYPLVLTCLRESGVYAFFTRSSAANIPVNMALAEKLNLDRDTYSVSIPLGATVNMAGAAITITVLTLAAVQTLGIPVDLPTALLLSVVASLCACGASGVAGGSLLLIPLACNMFGIPNEIAMQVVAVGFIIGVLQDSCETALNSSTDVLFTAAACQAEDARLAKNALRG, from the coding sequence ATGAGCACACAATCTAAGGGCCTGCTTGCGCGTCTGACGCAGGGTAGCTTGGTTAAACAAATCCTGGTAGGTCTGGTTCTGGGTATTCTGCTGGCGCTGGTGTCAAAACCTGCCGCGGAAGCGACGGGGCTTCTCGGAACGCTTTTCGTGGGCGCGCTGAAGGCCGTTGCGCCGGTGCTGGTACTGATGCTGGTCATGGCTTCTATCGCCAATCACCAACACGGACAAAAAACCAACATTCGCCCGATTCTCTTTTTATATCTGCTGGGCACGTTTTCTGCTGCGCTGACCGCAGTGGTCTTTAGCTTCCTCTTCCCCTCCACGCTACATCTGACCTCTGCGGCGGGCGACGTCACGCCACCTTCAGGCATTGTGGAAGTGCTGCGCGGCCTGCTGATGAGCATGGTTACGAACCCCATTGATGCTCTGCTGAATGCCAACTACATTGGCATTCTGGTGTGGGCGATCGGCCTGGGCTTCGCCCTGCGTCACGGCAACGAAACGACGAAAAACCTGGTCAACGACATGTCCAACGCCGTGACCTTTATCGTTAAGGTCGTGATTCGCTTTGCACCCATCGGTATCTTCGGTCTGGTGTCGTCTACCCTGGCCACAACCGGCTTTGACGCGCTGTGGGGCTACGCGCAGCTGCTGATGGTGCTGGTCGGCTGTATGCTGCTGGTGGCGCTGGTGATCAACCCGCTGCTGGTGTTCTGGCAGATCCGCCGTAACCCGTATCCGCTGGTGCTCACCTGCTTGCGCGAGAGCGGCGTATACGCCTTCTTCACCCGCAGCTCGGCGGCAAACATTCCGGTCAACATGGCGCTGGCAGAGAAGCTGAACCTGGACCGCGATACCTATTCCGTGTCGATCCCGCTGGGTGCGACCGTGAACATGGCGGGTGCGGCGATCACCATCACCGTGCTGACCCTGGCGGCCGTGCAAACGCTGGGTATTCCTGTGGATCTGCCAACGGCGCTGCTGCTAAGCGTGGTGGCGTCGCTGTGTGCCTGTGGCGCATCCGGCGTGGCGGGCGGTTCGCTGCTGCTGATCCCGCTGGCGTGCAATATGTTCGGCATCCCGAACGAGATCGCCATGCAGGTTGTGGCCGTCGGCTTCATCATCGGCGTGCTGCAGGACTCCTGCGAAACCGCGCTGAACTCCTCTACCGACGTGCTGTTCACCGCAGCGGCCTGTCAGGCGGAAGACGCGCGTTTAGCGAAGAACGCGCTGCGAGGTTAA
- a CDS encoding TerC family protein: MHSVGTPMLWGGFAVVVLIMLAIDLFLQGRRGEHGMSVKQAAVWSLVWVTLSLLFCAAFWWYLASTEGRAVADPQALAFLTGYLIEKALAVDNVFVWLMLFSYFAVPAALQRRVLVYGVLGAIVLRTIMIFAGSWLITQFEWLLYVFGAFLLFTGVKMALAKEDDTGIGDKPLVKWIRGHLRMTDKIESEHFFVRKNGLLFATPLLLVLILVELSDVIFAVDSIPAIFAVTTDPFIVLTSNLFAILGLRAMYFLLAGAAERFSMLKYGLSVILMFIGIKMLIVDFYHIPIAISLGVVFGILLVTLVINTWVNRQHDKKQQAE; the protein is encoded by the coding sequence ATGCATTCTGTCGGCACTCCAATGCTGTGGGGCGGATTCGCAGTTGTCGTGCTCATCATGCTGGCGATCGACCTCTTTTTGCAGGGTCGTCGCGGCGAGCACGGCATGAGCGTTAAGCAGGCCGCCGTCTGGTCGCTGGTCTGGGTTACCCTCTCGCTCCTCTTTTGCGCCGCCTTCTGGTGGTATCTGGCCTCGACTGAAGGCCGTGCGGTGGCCGATCCTCAGGCGCTCGCCTTCCTCACCGGTTATCTGATTGAAAAAGCCCTGGCGGTTGATAACGTCTTCGTCTGGCTGATGCTGTTCAGCTACTTTGCTGTGCCTGCAGCATTGCAGCGCCGCGTGCTGGTCTACGGCGTGCTGGGTGCCATTGTCCTGCGTACCATCATGATCTTCGCCGGCAGCTGGCTAATTACCCAGTTCGAATGGCTGCTGTACGTGTTCGGCGCGTTCCTGCTGTTCACCGGGGTCAAAATGGCGCTGGCGAAAGAAGACGATACCGGTATCGGTGATAAGCCGCTGGTGAAGTGGATCCGCGGCCATCTGCGCATGACGGACAAGATCGAGAGCGAACACTTCTTCGTGCGTAAGAACGGTCTGCTGTTTGCCACCCCGCTTCTGCTGGTGCTGATTCTGGTCGAGCTGAGCGATGTGATTTTCGCGGTAGACAGCATCCCGGCAATCTTCGCGGTGACGACTGATCCGTTCATCGTGCTGACCTCTAACCTGTTTGCGATCCTCGGTCTGCGCGCGATGTACTTCCTGCTGGCAGGCGCGGCAGAGCGCTTCTCGATGCTGAAGTATGGTCTGTCGGTGATTCTGATGTTTATCGGTATCAAGATGCTGATCGTGGATTTCTACCACATCCCGATCGCCATTTCGCTTGGCGTGGTGTTCGGCATTCTGCTGGTGACGCTGGTTATCAATACCTGGGTTAACCGCCAGCACGATAAAAAGCAGCAGGCGGAGTAA
- a CDS encoding UxaA family hydrolase, whose translation MQYIKIHSLDNVAVALADLTEGTEVAFDNQSVTLRQAIGRGHKFALIPIAKGENVVKYGLPIGHALADIAPGEYIHSHNTRTNLSDLDEYSYQPELPKAGVQAGDREVQIYRRANGDVGIRNELWILPTVGCVNGIARQIQTRFLKETHDAEGIDGVHLFSHTYGCSQLGDDHINTRTMLQNMVRHPNAGAVLVIGLGCENNQVDAFRETLGEFDPERVHFMVCQHQDDEVEAGVEQLHQLYEVMRHDRREPGRLSELKFGLECGGSDGLSGITANPMLGRFSDYVIANGGTTVLTEVPEMFGAERILMSHCRDEETFEKTVTMVNDFKQYFIAHNQPIYENPSPGNKAGGITTLEEKSLGCTQKAGASQVVDVLRYGERLKTHGLNLLSAPGNDAVATSALAGAGCHMVLFSTGRGTPYGGFVPTVKIATNSELAAKKKHWIDFDAGQLIHGKAMPQLLTEFVDTIVEFANGRQTCNEKNDFRELAIFKSGVTL comes from the coding sequence ATGCAATACATCAAAATCCATTCGCTGGATAACGTGGCCGTCGCGCTGGCAGATTTAACCGAAGGCACGGAAGTGGCCTTCGATAACCAGTCGGTCACGTTGCGCCAGGCCATTGGACGTGGACATAAGTTTGCCCTGATCCCTATTGCAAAAGGGGAGAACGTGGTGAAGTACGGTTTGCCCATCGGCCATGCGCTGGCGGATATTGCACCGGGTGAATATATTCATTCCCACAATACCCGCACCAATCTCAGCGATCTGGACGAGTACAGCTATCAGCCTGAACTACCGAAGGCAGGCGTGCAGGCGGGGGATCGTGAGGTGCAAATCTACCGTCGCGCAAACGGTGATGTGGGGATCCGCAACGAGCTGTGGATCCTGCCGACCGTCGGCTGCGTGAACGGCATTGCGCGTCAGATCCAGACCCGCTTTCTGAAGGAGACCCACGATGCCGAGGGCATCGACGGGGTACATCTGTTCAGCCACACCTACGGCTGCTCCCAGCTGGGTGACGACCATATCAACACCCGCACCATGCTGCAAAACATGGTGCGCCACCCGAATGCGGGCGCGGTGCTGGTGATCGGCCTCGGCTGCGAGAACAACCAGGTCGACGCCTTCCGCGAGACGCTGGGAGAATTCGACCCTGAGCGCGTTCACTTCATGGTGTGCCAGCATCAGGACGACGAAGTGGAAGCGGGCGTTGAGCAGTTGCATCAGCTGTATGAGGTGATGCGCCACGACAGGCGCGAGCCGGGCAGGCTGAGCGAACTGAAGTTTGGCCTGGAGTGCGGCGGGTCTGACGGTCTTTCCGGCATTACCGCTAACCCAATGCTGGGCCGCTTCTCGGATTACGTGATTGCCAACGGCGGCACGACGGTGCTGACCGAAGTGCCGGAGATGTTTGGCGCGGAGCGCATTCTGATGAGCCACTGCCGTGACGAAGAGACGTTTGAGAAGACCGTCACCATGGTGAACGACTTCAAACAGTACTTCATTGCCCACAATCAGCCCATTTACGAGAACCCGTCGCCGGGGAACAAGGCGGGCGGAATCACCACGCTGGAGGAGAAATCCCTCGGCTGCACCCAGAAAGCGGGAGCCAGCCAGGTGGTGGACGTTCTGCGCTACGGCGAACGCCTGAAAACCCACGGCCTGAACCTGCTGAGCGCGCCGGGTAACGATGCGGTCGCCACCAGCGCGCTGGCGGGGGCGGGCTGTCACATGGTGTTGTTCAGCACCGGTCGCGGTACGCCGTACGGCGGTTTTGTGCCGACGGTCAAAATCGCCACCAACAGCGAACTGGCGGCGAAGAAAAAGCACTGGATCGACTTCGATGCCGGGCAACTGATTCACGGCAAAGCCATGCCGCAGCTGCTGACGGAGTTCGTGGACACTATCGTGGAGTTTGCTAACGGCAGGCAGACCTGTAACGAGAAGAACGACTTCCGCGAGCTGGCGATCTTTAAGAGTGGTGTGACGCTTTAA